CAGCGACTCGACAGACATACGGTCAAGCCTATCCGTCTAGAAGGGGTGCCACAGGCGGTCGTCCCCCGCTCGCAGCGAGTCGAGCCGGTTCCGCAGCTCCTCACGGGCCCCGAGGTCGCGATGGGCGTTGCGCAGCACGGCGGTGAGGGTCTGCAGTTCACGCATGTCACGCAGCACCGGGTATCCCTCCCATCGGGTCACGTCGTAGCCGTAGGCCTCGCTGAAATTGGACCGCTGCCGCTCGGTCAGCCCGAAACGCGCCCCCTGCAGGGTCGGGACCAGGTCGATCTCCCTGGGCCCCGCGCACACCCCGTCCCAGTCGCACAGCAGGAAACCGCCGCGTGTGCGGATCATGTTCCCGCGGTGGGCGTCCCCGTGCGTGAGCCCGTACGGCAGGGTGAACTCCACATGTTCGTAGTAGGCCTCGGCAAGCGCGTCGCACCGTTCGAGCAGCCAGCGGCGGTCGCCCTCGTCGAGCGCGAGCCCAGCCGGGATCGCCCGGCGCACCGCTCCGAACGGGTCGTGGGTCGGCAACTCGAACGGTACGGGCGGCAGGTCGTGCAGCCTCCGCAGCAACGGCCCCAGCTGCGCCGGGTCGGGCGGCGGCCCGATGTGCTCCTCGTGGCGCCAGAAGGTCGCCAGGAACCCCTCCGCGACCACCGGCTGCCCGACGTTCAGCGGCCTTACCGTGGGGAATCCCTGCTCTGCCAGCCAGCGGGTGACCCTGATCGACGTCGTCAGCCGGTCGAACCTGCCAGGCGTGGTCGCCTGCGTCAGGCGTACCACCACCCCCTGGGCCGGCAGGTGGTAGACGATGTTGGCGAAGTCGCGCAGCAGGACGGCACCGGAGCTGTCGAGACCGACCTCCCGGCAGGCATGGCTGAGGGCCACGACGGCCCGGGTGAGAACCGATCCTTCTGCCGCGATCGTCATCGCCCGCTCCTGTCCGAGATCGCCTGCCGGGCGTGCTGGGGCAGGCCCAGGACGCAGAAACTCTCGATCTGCCTGGCCATCCGCTCTCCCCCCGTCCGGGAGGAGAGCAGCGCGCGGCCCGTGGTGAGGGTCGTGCCCAGGCTGCCGATGCGCCGGTCGGAGGGGAGGGCGAGGATCGGCGTCATGGCACTCTCCGCACCCGCGGCGTCCCCCTCCATGAGGTGGGCGATCGCCAGATGAGCGCTGGCCATGGACTCGCACCCGTAGGAGCGGTTCTCCGGATCACCGGAGGCGTACAGGGACAGCGACGCTCGCGCCGACTCGATGGCCGCCGCCGGAGCGCCGAGGTGCAGATGGGTGACCGCCGCGTAGTAGTGCTCCTTGGCCGGGCGGAACGCGAACTCACCGGCGATCTCGTCATGCAGTTCGTCGGCTCCCGCGCCCCGGACGTCGGCCGCCTGCCGGAGCGCCTCCGCGGCATCCCCGCCACGGCCCAGCAACGCGTAGGAACGGGCCCGCAGCATGTGCAGGCGAGTGGCTCCGGACCCCACCTTCACGGAGGTCAGCCCGTCCTCCGCATACCTGGCCGCGTCACTGTGGCGGCGGTCCCAGAGTGCCACCGAGGACTGCATTCCACGTGCCCACGCCATCAACGCCGGATGCCCCGCCACCTTGCCGTAGGTCCACGCGGCCCGGGCGAGGGTGTCGGCGGGGACCCGGCGGTCCATGTCCATGCTCACGTTGGCCATCAGTCCGCACAGCGCGCCGGTGAGGAAGTAAAGCTCTCGGGCCTGCCCCGGGTGGATGCGTCTCCGCAGTGCCCTGCGGGTCCGTTCCTGCAGCTCCCGCATCTCCACGAAGAGCGGCAGCGGGGCCTCCACGACGTAGCGTTTACCGACCCAGATCACCTGGGTGCGCAACCGTTCCAGCGCGCCGGACCCCAGCTCACTCGCCTCGGCCTCCTCCGCGTGGGCGCCCGCCTCATCGGCCGCCACCGCGATCAGGTCCAGGGTCGGGGATGGGGACGGCACCGACCGCAGTTCCTCGGGGGTGTAGTCGTTGGCGAAGCCGAGCTGCACCGGCCCGGTCTCGTAGAGACGGCAGAGCAGGTCCGTATAGTCACGATCGGGCCGGGCCCCCGCCTCCCACTCCCGCCAGGAGCGCTCGGACAGCCCGCGTCGCTTGGCCCCCTCCCTGTCGCTCAGGGCGTGGAAGTGCTCGATGGCCTCCTCCACGGTCCATCCGTACGCGAGCCTGCGGCACTTGAACCTGGTCTGCTGCGGGGAGCACGCATGGATCTCGTCGACCATCTGCTGGATGACCGCCGCGGACGGCGGACCCGGCAGGGACGCCAGCGTCCGGTCACGGATGATCGTCGCGTAGGCCAGCGCGGCACGGTCCCCGCTACGTGAGCTCTGGGTCATCGGCTCTTCCGCCGTTCTTCCGGAGGGGACGCCCCCACATCGATGGGCGGACGTCGTCGGGTGGACCTGAGAGCCGGCCGCCGGACCGGGATGGCGCGCCTCTCACGACCCGGCACCGCCGAAGGGCACGACCGTCCCACCGCTGCGGAGCTGAGCCTGGAAGAGCTGCCCGCACAGACTGCTCGGAGTCTCGGCGAACCAGACCGCCGGCGGGCTGCCCGCCGACACAGCGGCCCACCGGCCCTTGCTGAAGACGATCCGATAGTCAGGAAACGCGGTACGCAGCAGTTCCAGTGCTCGTTGCCGCTCGGCGAGTTCCGATATCACGGCCCCTCCGTCATCGCGAGTTCCGTCGTCGTTCCCAGAATGTTCGCTTGACTCCCGCTATGCCAGTGAGAATCCAGGCTCACGGACATGCGGGCGGCTCTCATGTCGGCCTGCCTAGAACGGCTGTTCGCGGATGTGGATGGCTTGAAGCAACCCGACGGCGATCATATTGGCGAAGGTCGCGGTGCCGCCATAGGAGACGAACGGCAGGGGGAGACCGGTGATCGGCATGATCCCGATCGTCATCCCGATGTTGACGAAGGACTGGAAGGCCAGCCAGCAGACGATCACACCGGCGATCAGCGTGCCGAACCGGTCGTCGCACTGCCGCGCGATCCGCATCCCCCGCAGCAGGATCACACCGAGCAGGGCCACCACGGTGACCGAGCCCAGAAAGCCGAACTCCTCCCCCGCCACCGTGAAGATGAAGTCGGTGTGCTGCTCGGGCACGAACCGGCCGGTGGTCTGTCCCCCGTCGAACAATCCCTTGCCGAACAGCTGCCCAGACCCGATGGCGATCAGCGACTGGGTGCTGTTGTAGCCCACGCCGCGCGGATCGCTGGCGGGGTTGAGGAAGGCGGTGAACCGGGCGATCTGGTACGGCTCCAGCACGTTGAGGAACCATACGGCCACACCCGCCCCGATCGCGCTGAGGGCCAGACCGCAGATCCAGCGTTTGCGGACCCCGGCGATGACGAGCGCCGCGGCCGTGATCACTCCGAGGACCATCGTGGTGCCCAGGTCGGGCTGGAGCATGACCAGCCCCATGGTGAAAGCGCTCACCGCCAGCGCTATCCCGATGTCCAGGCCCCGTGGCCGGTCGGCGCTCGTCGCGGACGGGGCCAGCAGCATGGCCAGCATCAGCACCAGACCGAGCTTGGCGAACTCCGACGGCTGGAAGGCGAAACCTCCACCCACCATGATCCACGAGTGAGCCCCGTTCACGGTGGAGCCGAGAGGTGTGAGCACCAGGAACAGCCCGAGCAGCGACAGGCCATACAGCAGCGGCGCATAGGACCGCAGCCTCCGGTGGTCCGCCATCGCCGACACGCCGGTCAGGACGGTCCCGATGCAGAGGTTGAGGATGTGCTTTTTGACCAGCCCGGTGGATCCGGGTGCCCATGTCCTGGTGGACGACCAGACGAGCATCGTGCCGACCACCGCCAGTGCCGCCACGGAGACCAGCAACACCCCGTCCATCCGGCGGACCACAGAGGACACCGTCGCCGCCCTACGGGCGAAGGCCCCTCGTGGCGGTGCCGCCATCGTGCGGGTCACCGCGCCACCGTACCGTCCCGTTTGATCATCGGCGGTTCGGAGGCGGGACGCCCTGCCGGTAGTGCCGCCGGCGCCGGCCCTCCGGTGGGAGTGAAGCCGTATATGCCCTCGTAGATCTTCCGGGCGGCCGGAGCCGCGGTCTCCGCGCCCATCCCACCCTGGGAGACCATGACGACGACCACGAACCGGGGCCTGTCCGTCGGCGCGAACGAGGCGAACCAGGAGGTGTCCGCCTTGCCGTAGACCTCGGCGGTCCCGGTCTTACCACCGATCTTCACCTTGTTCATCGGGAAGCCGACGAAGGCTCCGGCAGCCGTGCCGTCGGAGGGCACATCGCTCAGCGCCCCCTTGATGTAGGCCCGTTCCGTGGCGGAGATCGGCAGCTTACGCACCACCGGCACCTTGATCTCCTTGACCATGCTGCCGTCCGGCCGTACCAACGCCCAGCCCAGCCGGGGACTGCGCAGCTTGCCGTCTCCGACCAGCGCCGCGTAGGCCGCCGCCAGCTGCAACGGGGTCACCAGGACGTCGCCCTGGCCGATGGAGAAGTTGGCCGCGTCACCCGGCCGCCACTGGTAGCCCTCCACACAGTTCTCGTACGCCAGCTGCTTGAGGAAGGCCGCCCGGCTGGGATCACCCTTGGCGACCTCCGGATATCCGGACTTGGCCCGCTTGCAGTTGTCCGTTTTGGTGACCGCCCACAGGTCCTTCTTCCACTGCCGGTCGGGGATCCGCCCGGCCGACTCGCCCGGCAGGTCGATACCGGTGGGACGGCCGAACCCGAAGGCACGCGCCATGTTCGCCATCGGTTCCTTGGTCTTCGCCTTCGCCTTCAGCCCGCCGTCACGCAGCCACTGCTCGTAGGCAGCCCGGTAGAAGATCGTGTCGCAGGACTTCACCAGGGCCGTGTGCAGGGTCATCGTGCCCATCGCGATGCCGTGAAAGTTGTTGAACGGCCGGCTGCCGACCATGAAGGAGCCCGGGCAGTCATACTGGCCGTGCAGCGGGTAACCGTCCTTGAGCATCGCCGACACCGATGTGACCTTGAACGTCGAGCCCGGCGCGAACTCGCCCTTGATGGCACGCGACACCAGCGGCTTGCCCGCCTTGCCGGACAGCAGACGCTGATAGTCCCTCTCCGAGATGCCCCCGGTCCAGATCGCCGGATTGTAGGTCGGCGCGCTGGCCAGAGCGACCACCCTGCCGGTCCTCACGTCGAGCACCACCGCCCCCGCGCCGTCGGCCCGGGGAGCGGACTTCATGGCATCGGCCAACGCCTTCTCCGTCACCGCCTGCACCTTGGCGTCGATGCTGGTGATGAGCGTGTCCCCGGACGTCGACGGCACCTGCCGCTCCACCCCGATCACCTTGCCGAGCCGGTCCACCTGCACCCGCCGTAGGCCGGGCACTCCCCGGAGCGCGCTGTCGTAGACCGACTCCAGCCCGTCCCGACCGACCAGGTCCACCCCGGAGAACACCGTCCTGGACCCGGCGCGCTTCTCCATCTCGGACTGGGTGATCGGCTGCAGGTAACCGAGCGCCTGCGCACCCGCGGTGCTTCCCGGATACTCCCTCACCGCCTGCACCTCGGCGGTCACCCCGGGAAACTCCTCCTGACGCTCCAGTATCTGCAGGGCCTCACGGGTCGTGACGTGGTCGTCGATCGGGATCGGCTGGTACGGCGAGCCGGGCCAGCACGGCCTGGCGACCCCCGGACCGCATGCCCTGATGCGCTCACGCAGATCCGCAGGGCGCCGGTCCAGCACCGTGGCCAGTCGCTGGAGCACGACCCTGCCGTTGCCCTCCATCCGGTTCAGGCTCGTGCGGTCCACCGAGACCACCAGCCTTGTGCGGTTGCGTACCAGCGGCCGCCCCGCCGAGTCGAGGATCTGCCCGCGCACCGCGGGCACCACCACGTCACGGGTGCGTGTCTCCATCGCGGCCGCCACGAACTCCTTGCCGCGCACCACCTGCACCTGCCAGAGTCGTACGGCCAGCAGCGCCAGCAGCGAGACCACCAGCACCTGCAGCACGACCAACCGGCCCCGCATCCGGATCATGTCCGCTCCTCGCCTGACGGCGTGTCCGAGCATGATGGGAAAAAGTCGTGCTCACCGACCCACCCGCTCATATGCGGCCCCGTGCCAGATACCCCGCCGGCTGCAAGGCCCGCGTCCGGGGTCCTCGGACGATTCTCGTCACCGCCCACACGATCAGCGGTGCGGCCAGCACGTTGTAAAGGATCATCTGGGGCAGCACCGTCGTGAGCATGGACCGGTTGATCCGGTCATCTCCGAGCAGTCCACCCACCACCACGGCGATCAGCGGACCGGCGGCCGCACAGGTCAACGTCGTGATCTGCACGGCTTCGGGATGGTTCTCCGCCATCCGGCCGGCCATGAACCCGATCAGGCACAGCACCAGTGCGTACTGCCCGAGCACATGCGCGGCAGGTGGCAGCACGTCGCTGACCAGCCCCGCGCAGAAACCCATGACCGCCCCGGCCACAGCCCCGCGGACCAACGCGTAACCCACCACGGTGAGCAGCACCAGATCGGGCGCACCCACCCCCGGGAGCGGCAGCCGGTTCACGGTTGTCACCTGGACGACCATGACCAGCAGGAGCATCCCCACCGAGATCACATCGCGGCCGCCCACCGTCAGGCCCCCTTCCGCGACACGTCGAGCCTGTGCGACGCCTCGGGTTTCTGCGCCCGGTCGGACTCACCCGGCGGGTTGGGCCTGCCCGGTGCGTTGGGCCGTACCGGGTCACGTGGATCGCGCTGTGGTGCCTGCACCACCACACCGACCACGTCCAGCGCGGTGAGGTCGGCGTACGGCCGCGCGTAGGCGATCCGGGTCAACTCCCCGGGCGTGGCCTCCACCCGCTCCACCACTCCGATAGGCACTCCCGCGACATACGGGACCCCCTTCTGGGAACCGAAACTCACGATCCTGCGGCCTGGAGCAACCTGAGCGGTCGAGTCGAGCAGCCGGAAACGGACCAGACGGCCGTTCTCCCCGACTCCGTGCACCACCCCGATCTCGTTGCTTCCCTCCAACCGCGCCCCGACCGCCGAAGCGGGATCACTGAGCAGGACCGCGGTCGAGGTGGACGTCCCCGTATGGATCACCCGGCCCACCAGGCCGTCGCCGTTCAACACGGTCATCTCCGACCGCACACCGTCGGCGCTGCCCACATCGAGCTCGACCGCCTCCTCGAACCCGGGCGTGCCACGCCGGGCGATCACCTGAGCGGACACGATCTTGTATCCGGCGGTCCCGGCGACCCGGAGCAGACGTCTCAGCTCGGCAGAGTGCCGCCGATCCAGGCTCTGCTCCATCAGGTCGCGCTTGAGCCGCTGGTTCTCCGCGTTCAGCGCGTCAATGCGACGCTGCGCGTCGGGCGCTCCCACCATCGTCTCGAAGAACTGGCCGACCGGCCGGATGACACCGGCCCCAGCGCTCTCCGCGGTGCCGAACAGCGCCGTTCCCGCTCCCCGGAGAGGACCGAAGGGAGAGTCATCTCCTGCCCGATGGTCCACGGTCATGAGCACGAGCGCCGCGGCCAGCAGCAGTCCCAGGCTCATCCGTGCCCGACGCGTGTCTTTCATCAGTGCCGCGGCTCCGGGACCAGGACCTGCTGCAAGGCGTCAAAGTCCTCGACGCACTTACCCGAGCCGAGGGCCACGGAGTCGAGTGCGTTGTCCACCAGATGAATCGGCATACCGGTCTCGTCCTTGAGCCGCTCGTCCATGCCCTTGAGGAGCGCGCCACCTCCGGTGAGCGCGATGCCCCGGTCCATCAGATCCCCGGAGAGCTCCGGCGGGCACTTGTCCAGGGTGGTCTTGACCGCGTCCACGATCGCGTTCACCGACTCCTCGGTGGCCTTACGGATCTCCTGGGCCGATACGATGATCGTTTTTGGCAGGCCACTGACCAGGTCACGCCCCCGGATCTCGGCATGTCCCTCGTCGGGGAGCACACAGGCGGAGCCGATCGCCATCTTGATCTCTTCGGCGGTCCGCTCGCCGAGCATGAGTGAGTATTCCTTCTTCGCGAAGCTGATGATCGCCTGATCCAGCTCGTCGCCGCCAACCCGGATCGACTGACTGGTCACCACACCGCCCATTGAGATGATGGCCACCTCGGTGGTGCCTCCGCCGACGTCGACCACCATGTTGCCGGTCGGCTCGTGCACGGGGAGCCCGGCGCCGATCGCCGCGGCCATCGGCTCCTCGATGATGAAGACCTGGCGCGCCCCCGCCTGATAGCCGGCTTCCTTGACCGCGCGCTGCTCGACCCCGGTGATCCCGCTCGGCACCGCGATGATGATGCGAGGCTTGGCGAAGTGACGACGCTTGTGCACGCGCTGGATGAAGTAGCGGAGCATACGTTCGGTGACGTCGAAGTCGGCGATGACGCCATCCTTGAGCGGTCTGATCGCTACGATGTTGCCCGGAGTCCGGCCAATCATGCGCTTGGCCTCGATGCCGATGGCGACGATCTTCCCTGAGGTCGTGTTGATCGCGACGACGGACGGCTCGTTGAGCACGATGCCGCGACCTCGGACGTAGACGAGCGTATTGGCGGTGCCGAGGTCGACTGCCATGTCGCGGCCGAGAAAAGAAAGCATGCTGCTCATGGGGAAGGCGGCCCTCCTTCCGTGAGGTCGTCGGCGAAAACTACAGAACGCACTCGAATCGTAACGTGACGTACCCACACTTGAGCGCAATGAGCCCTTCAGTTCCAGGAAAATCTTAAGACGTGCCAAATACGTCGAGCCTCGTCACTCCCAGAGTGACGAGGCTCGACGGCGCCAGAGGCCGATAACGCCTAGAAACGGTCCGGGAAGAAGATCTTGATCTCGCGGGCGGCGGACTCCGGCGAGTCGGAGCCGTGAACCACGTTCTCACCGATCTCCAGGGCATGGTCGCCACGGATGGTGCCGGGGGCGGACTTGACCGGGTCGGTCAGGCCGGCGAGGGCGCGGAAGGCCTCGATGGCGCGGGGGCCCTCAAGCACCAGCGCGACCAGCGGGCCGGAGGTGATGAACTCGACCAACTCGCCGAAGAACGGCCGCTCGGCGTGCTCCGCGTAGTGCGTCTTGGCGGTCTCGACGTCCAGGGTGCGCAGTTCCAGCGCCGCGACCTTCAGGCCCTTGCGCTCGACCCGGGCGATCACATCGCCGATGAGACCACGCGCGACACCGTCGGGCTTGATCAGGACAAGAGTGCGCTCGGACACTGAAGTTCTCCTTTGAAAAGCAAAGATGATTCGCGAACGGTGGTGAACGCGCGAAGTTTACCGCCCTCTACCCGATTCCCCGTGGTCGACGGCGTCACGGATGAGCGGACCCCTCTCCCAGCGTGTCCTCCGGAGACGGCGTGGGCGGTGGGACCACCGGCAGCGTGCCGGTCCTGTCCGGCCGGGAGTCCGGCTCCGGCCGCGTCTCGGCCCGGCCCTGCCCACCGGCTCCCTCCGCGGAAGGCGGCCCATCCCAGGCGCCGCCTCCGGCCACAGGTGTGCTCACCTCATCGGGCCCGACGTCTGGAGAACGACGGCCCAGGACCGCGCAGAGCACGATCGTCACGACCACCAGGCCGCCGCCGATCAGGGCCCACAGGTGGAGTGCGCCCACGAAGCCGTCGACCAGCGCCTGGGGACTCCTCGCGTCCTCCAGCCAGGTGACCTGGACACCGCTGCCCAGCAGGAAGCCGGAAAGCACTCCGGGGAAGAGCAGCGACAGCCCGAAGAGTGCCGCGCCGGGCCTGCACGAGCGCAACGCGGAGGTGAGAGCCGCCGAGGCACCGGCTCCGATCAGAACGGACGGGAAGATCAGCACAAGCCCGTCGGAGGTGGGAAGGAGCAGCCGGACGGCGCACAGCCCGGCCACCACGGCCACCAGGCCACCCGCACCGGTCAGAAGCATGCCACCGTCGCCCAACCGGCCCACCAGCACCGCGGCGACAACGCCGATGACCCCGGCGGCCGCGAAAGCGGGCCACAGACCGGACAGACCCGGACCACCCAGCCCGCCGAGCTCGACGGAGGTGACCTGGGCGAAGGTGGGGAGGACGACGATGCCCACCGTGAGCATCGTGTAAGCGGGCGCCCGGCCACCGATACCGTCGAAAGCGCCCAGGGAGGCAGATCCGAAGAGCGCGAGGATCGACAGCAGCGCAGCGAGGATCAGCAGACTCGGAGGCCAGTCGAAGGTGCTTCCCAGGGCCAGCAGGGCAATCCCCGCAGCGGGCAGGGCCGCCATCCGCAGAGGCCCGCGCTCCACGGCGCTCGTCCCGCCGCCCTCGCCGCTTCTCATCCAGAACACGAGGTAGAGAGCGGCCAGCACGAGCGCGACTCCCGTGAGCATCGGGTACGGCTGGAGCGTGACCCTCCAGGACCTCACCTCGTCGAGCGGCCACAGGGCCAGCGCCTGTGCGGCGAGGAGACTCAGCGCGAGCATGCCACCCCACACCGCGCGCAGGAGCGGTGACCGCTCCCAGACTGCCGCCAGAGTGGCGGGCACCAGCAGGCCCGCCCCGACCCCGTGAAGGACCCGCAGGGCCCCCACCGCCAGTGTGGAGTCCGCGTACCCCCCGGCGGCGTCGGCCACCGCGAGCAGGACCAGTCCGGCGACCAGGATCGGGGCCGCGCGCATCCGCTGTACAGCGAGGGCCGCCAGCGGCACGGTGAGCACCATCGCGGGCAGTGCCAGCCCGTGGGCCCGCACCATCGCGACCTTCGAGATCTCGGGGGGCAGCAGGGCGGCCACCACGGAAATGGTGTTGGGGATGGCGACGATCGCCAGTGGAAGAACCACCGCGACCAGCAGCCCGAGGACGACATCGAGCATCACGGAGACACCGAGCGTGCGCGACAGGCCCTCGGGCCCGGCGGTCACCGCCCGAGTCGGCTGAATGGGAGGCACGGCCATGTCGGCCGACTTTAGCGGGAAGTCACGCCCTCGACACGGCGAGCGACGAATATCGCCGTGATCCACAGCGCGGTGAAGATCGCTCCAAGGAAGAACATCGTGGGGACCAGGAAACCCGCAGCGATGGCGAGCACTTGGACCAGGCTTCCCAAGACGTAGGCGAAGGGCCGCTTCAACATTCCTGTGACCAGGACACACAGGACCGCCAGGCCGATCCCGACGGTCACCGCGACAGCCGGCTCAATGTCCTGGGTGTTGATCGCCACCGGAGTGAACAGCCCGATGACGATCGCCTCCATGCCCAGCACGCTGGCACAGAGCCGCCGCATGCCCGGAGTGACTGTGATCATCTCTTGCCTTTCCGCCGTCGCCCGGCTCATGTGGCACCATCGGCCTTGAGCAGCAACCGCGCGTCTCCGGCGGTCACCACCGAACCGGTGATCAACACCCCGGCCCCGCTGAACTCTCCCAAGGCGTCCACCATCCCGATCGCCCGGTCGATCGCACTGTCCAACCGCTCGACCTGGTGGACCCGGTCCATCCCGAAGATCTCCTCAGCGAGCGCGGCGAGATCGTCCACGTCCATGGACCTGGGCGAGGAGTTACGGGTCACCACGATTTCGTCCATCATCGGCTCCATCAACTCCAGGATGCCTTGAACGTCCTTATCCTCGAACACCGCGACCACGCCGATGAGCTTGGCGAAGTCGAATGACTCCTGAACGGCCTCCAGCGTGGCCTGGATCCCGCCCGGGTTGTGCGCGGCGTCCACCAGCACCGTGGGGCCCCGCCGTACGACCTCGAGCCTGCCGGGCGAACTCACCTGAAGGAACGCCTGCCGGACCAGCTCGGGATCGAGTGCGTCCTCCCCGACGCTCAGCGCCTCGACCGCGGCCAACGCGCAAGCGGCGTTGCTCGCCTGGTGCGCACCGTACAGCGGGAGCAGGACGTCGTCGTAGGTGCCCTTGAGGGTCTGCAGGCGGAGTAGCTGCCCGCCGATCGCGATTTCCCTGCCGAGCACGCCGAACTCCAACCCCTCGCGCGCCACAGTGGCTCCCACCTCGGCCGCTTTGCGCATCAGGACCTCGGCTGCGGGAAGTTGCTGCTGAGCGAGTATGGCTGTCGCACCTGGTTTGATGATGCCGGCCTTCTCCCCCGCGATCGTCGCGACGTCGGGGCCGAGATAGTCGACGTGGTCCAGCGAGATGGGGGTGATGACGGCCACCGCGCCGTCGGCGACGTTGGTGGCGTCGAAGCTGCCTCCCATCCCGGTCTCGATGACAGCGACGTCGACGGGGGCATCGGCGAAGGCCGCGAAAGCCATCGCGGTAAGGGTTTCGAAGAAGGAGAGGCGACGTCCCCCTGCGTCGATCATCCCCAGATAGGGGGCGATGTCCTCGTAGACCTCGACGAAGCGCTCCTCGCTCAGCGGGGCGCCGTCCACGGAGATGCGCTCACGCATGGAGACGAGGTGCGGGCTGGTGAAACGGCCGACGCGGAGGTTACGCTCACGCAGAATCGTCTCGACCATACGGGTCGTGCTCGACTTGCCGTTGGTCCCGGCGACATGCACGACCGGGTAGGAATGCTGCGGGGAGCCGAGCAGGTCCATGAGTGCGGCGATCCTGTCGAGAGTGGGATCGAAGTTCCACTCGACGCCGCGTTCCATGATTGCGCGTTCAACCGCTCGATAGTCCACGCCTCAAGCCTACTGACCTCGCCGACAGGTTCCCGACAGGCCCCGGGAAACAGAAAAGGCCACCCCGAAGGATGGCCTTTCCCAAAAGATTGCCCGGCGGCGACCTACTCTCCCACACCGTCCCCGGTGCAGTACCATCGGCGCTGAAGAGCTTAACTTCCGGGTTCGGAATGTAACCGGGTGTTTCCCCTTCGCCATAACCGCCGTAACACTATGAAACTATCAAACACACAACGGTGCCTGCTGTTTCAGAATTGCATAGTGGACGCGGGCAACAACCCTGGCTTCGCGCTGCTCCGGACCCGGCGAAGGGACAGAGCGCTGCAGAAACCAAGCTTATGCTTTGTGGTCAAGTCCTCGGCCTATTAGTACCGGTCAGCTCCACACGTTACCATGCTTCCACCTCCGGCCTATCAACCCAATCGTCTATTGGGAGCCTTACCCACTCTCATGGTGGGAGACCTCATCTCAAGGCGAGCTTCCCGCTTAGATGCTTTCAGCGGTTATCCCTTCCGA
Above is a genomic segment from Streptosporangium album containing:
- a CDS encoding phosphotransferase family protein, which translates into the protein MTIAAEGSVLTRAVVALSHACREVGLDSSGAVLLRDFANIVYHLPAQGVVVRLTQATTPGRFDRLTTSIRVTRWLAEQGFPTVRPLNVGQPVVAEGFLATFWRHEEHIGPPPDPAQLGPLLRRLHDLPPVPFELPTHDPFGAVRRAIPAGLALDEGDRRWLLERCDALAEAYYEHVEFTLPYGLTHGDAHRGNMIRTRGGFLLCDWDGVCAGPREIDLVPTLQGARFGLTERQRSNFSEAYGYDVTRWEGYPVLRDMRELQTLTAVLRNAHRDLGAREELRNRLDSLRAGDDRLWHPF
- the rodA gene encoding rod shape-determining protein RodA → MTRTMAAPPRGAFARRAATVSSVVRRMDGVLLVSVAALAVVGTMLVWSSTRTWAPGSTGLVKKHILNLCIGTVLTGVSAMADHRRLRSYAPLLYGLSLLGLFLVLTPLGSTVNGAHSWIMVGGGFAFQPSEFAKLGLVLMLAMLLAPSATSADRPRGLDIGIALAVSAFTMGLVMLQPDLGTTMVLGVITAAALVIAGVRKRWICGLALSAIGAGVAVWFLNVLEPYQIARFTAFLNPASDPRGVGYNSTQSLIAIGSGQLFGKGLFDGGQTTGRFVPEQHTDFIFTVAGEEFGFLGSVTVVALLGVILLRGMRIARQCDDRFGTLIAGVIVCWLAFQSFVNIGMTIGIMPITGLPLPFVSYGGTATFANMIAVGLLQAIHIREQPF
- the mrdA gene encoding penicillin-binding protein 2 yields the protein MIRMRGRLVVLQVLVVSLLALLAVRLWQVQVVRGKEFVAAAMETRTRDVVVPAVRGQILDSAGRPLVRNRTRLVVSVDRTSLNRMEGNGRVVLQRLATVLDRRPADLRERIRACGPGVARPCWPGSPYQPIPIDDHVTTREALQILERQEEFPGVTAEVQAVREYPGSTAGAQALGYLQPITQSEMEKRAGSRTVFSGVDLVGRDGLESVYDSALRGVPGLRRVQVDRLGKVIGVERQVPSTSGDTLITSIDAKVQAVTEKALADAMKSAPRADGAGAVVLDVRTGRVVALASAPTYNPAIWTGGISERDYQRLLSGKAGKPLVSRAIKGEFAPGSTFKVTSVSAMLKDGYPLHGQYDCPGSFMVGSRPFNNFHGIAMGTMTLHTALVKSCDTIFYRAAYEQWLRDGGLKAKAKTKEPMANMARAFGFGRPTGIDLPGESAGRIPDRQWKKDLWAVTKTDNCKRAKSGYPEVAKGDPSRAAFLKQLAYENCVEGYQWRPGDAANFSIGQGDVLVTPLQLAAAYAALVGDGKLRSPRLGWALVRPDGSMVKEIKVPVVRKLPISATERAYIKGALSDVPSDGTAAGAFVGFPMNKVKIGGKTGTAEVYGKADTSWFASFAPTDRPRFVVVVMVSQGGMGAETAAPAARKIYEGIYGFTPTGGPAPAALPAGRPASEPPMIKRDGTVAR
- the mreD gene encoding rod shape-determining protein MreD, with product MGGRDVISVGMLLLVMVVQVTTVNRLPLPGVGAPDLVLLTVVGYALVRGAVAGAVMGFCAGLVSDVLPPAAHVLGQYALVLCLIGFMAGRMAENHPEAVQITTLTCAAAGPLIAVVVGGLLGDDRINRSMLTTVLPQMILYNVLAAPLIVWAVTRIVRGPRTRALQPAGYLARGRI
- the mreC gene encoding rod shape-determining protein MreC, which translates into the protein MKDTRRARMSLGLLLAAALVLMTVDHRAGDDSPFGPLRGAGTALFGTAESAGAGVIRPVGQFFETMVGAPDAQRRIDALNAENQRLKRDLMEQSLDRRHSAELRRLLRVAGTAGYKIVSAQVIARRGTPGFEEAVELDVGSADGVRSEMTVLNGDGLVGRVIHTGTSTSTAVLLSDPASAVGARLEGSNEIGVVHGVGENGRLVRFRLLDSTAQVAPGRRIVSFGSQKGVPYVAGVPIGVVERVEATPGELTRIAYARPYADLTALDVVGVVVQAPQRDPRDPVRPNAPGRPNPPGESDRAQKPEASHRLDVSRKGA
- a CDS encoding rod shape-determining protein, with protein sequence MSSMLSFLGRDMAVDLGTANTLVYVRGRGIVLNEPSVVAINTTSGKIVAIGIEAKRMIGRTPGNIVAIRPLKDGVIADFDVTERMLRYFIQRVHKRRHFAKPRIIIAVPSGITGVEQRAVKEAGYQAGARQVFIIEEPMAAAIGAGLPVHEPTGNMVVDVGGGTTEVAIISMGGVVTSQSIRVGGDELDQAIISFAKKEYSLMLGERTAEEIKMAIGSACVLPDEGHAEIRGRDLVSGLPKTIIVSAQEIRKATEESVNAIVDAVKTTLDKCPPELSGDLMDRGIALTGGGALLKGMDERLKDETGMPIHLVDNALDSVALGSGKCVEDFDALQQVLVPEPRH
- the ndk gene encoding nucleoside-diphosphate kinase is translated as MSERTLVLIKPDGVARGLIGDVIARVERKGLKVAALELRTLDVETAKTHYAEHAERPFFGELVEFITSGPLVALVLEGPRAIEAFRALAGLTDPVKSAPGTIRGDHALEIGENVVHGSDSPESAAREIKIFFPDRF
- a CDS encoding DUF4233 domain-containing protein; translation: MITVTPGMRRLCASVLGMEAIVIGLFTPVAINTQDIEPAVAVTVGIGLAVLCVLVTGMLKRPFAYVLGSLVQVLAIAAGFLVPTMFFLGAIFTALWITAIFVARRVEGVTSR